The genomic region TATGATTTCATAATCTGCGATAAATTCCCTGTCCAAGCGTTCTTTAGTAATTAAAGAATACATGTTTTCCTGAACAGATCGCTTTAACTCGAACGGAACATTCTCTGAAAGACTACAAACAACCTTGCCATTAACACCAGAGTCTTTATCTGATACACTAATCAGAGATATTACAGTTCCAGGTTTTGCATTCTCTGAAATTGTGTTAGAAAGGGACGTGACGTCTATCTCGGGATAATTATCATTTTCGTCTGTGATCTTTATAATGACTCTGCAGTCAGTGGTCATCGGCGGCTGACCCTTATCCGTAGCCTGGACGGTCAATCTATGTATCTCGTTTTCCTCAAAATCGATTGGCTCTTTAATCTGAATTTCGCCAGTTACGCTAtcaaggctaaatatttcatgaaCTTTTCGTCTACTAGTTTTTCCCAGAGTGTAAATGACCTCCCCATTTAAACCCTCATCAGAATCAGTGGCATTTACGCGTGCCATTACGGTCCCTATAGGTGTGTTTTCTGGAAGCGTTACTGAATATATATCTTTACTACATACAGGGCGGTTATCGTTGGTATCAAGAACAGTAATAGTAATATTCAATGTACCTGACTTTGGGGGAATGCCTCCATCCACAGCAGTCAACACGAGTCTATGCTCTGAATTTTGCTCTCTGTCTAAAGGTTTAAGTAAGACTAAAATTGGATTTGTTTCCTCTTCGTCACCGTCTCTCATTTCTAGCTCAAAAAAATTACTCTTTGCTAATTTATAAAACCGAATAGAATGACTTCCAATGTCAGGATCTCTTGCAGTTTGGAGCTCGAAACGTGCACCTTCAATCgtgttttcagccatttcaaaatgctgttctttctcgGGAAAACGAGGACTGTGATCATTCACGTCTGTGATTTCTACTCCAACATAATGTATTTCAAGTGGATTTTCAACGGCGATTTTCAGATTTATCAGGCACACACTATTTCCATCACACAACTCCTCTCTGTCAATTTTCTTCCTCACATACAATTCACCGTTGTTCTGATTTACTTCCAAAAGAGCGTCTTTCGATCCAGAGACGATACGGAAACGCCTGTCCACCAGAGTATTCACATCAAGACCCAAATCCTTTGCGATATTTCCCACAACAGATCCCCCATTTACCTCCTCTGGTATAGAATATCGTATCTGAGTTGAAACTTGCAGCCCGAACCTCAGCAGCAAAGAGAAACACAAAGCAATCCACCAGCACTCCCATTTGCGCCTTTGTGCTGCGGCTTCCATCgtttaaagatttgtttaaaaaaataaataatacaatttcagaTCATTTGCGCGAGTGAACTACTCATTCATGTCAGCGTGTATTCATTGTAATATAGtcgctttaaaataaaataggaaaatgGTCATATCCAGCTTCTCGTGATATATAGCTCCCATTGCAGTGAAAATGAACAGAACAGCCATGCGCACCACATGTCAATGGGCAGGGCAAAATCTCTCCCGAATATCCTTATGTAACACTGACACCTCATGGTACAAACACGTAAGCATGAATTGTTATAAATGCCACCGAAGGAGACCATATGGACTGCCCGTCACTTACAGGAAGGCCTGAacgaaatattttaataaatgacgCATATATTCTTATCGCAATATGTCTATTATACAATGTTTCAAATGGTAAAACTAAATAATGAGATATGCAATTTTCCGACAATCTATGATAGGAAAGattattattctacaaaggtgaaacatttcagcaccatggacaacgGATATTTATTCCAACGTTAAAAACTTAATTCCAAAGCAGCAATAAATATAAAGTATGCT from Carassius carassius chromosome 29, fCarCar2.1, whole genome shotgun sequence harbors:
- the LOC132109324 gene encoding protocadherin alpha-2-like; the encoded protein is MEAAAQRRKWECWWIALCFSLLLRFGLQVSTQIRYSIPEEVNGGSVVGNIAKDLGLDVNTLVDRRFRIVSGSKDALLEVNQNNGELYVRKKIDREELCDGNSVCLINLKIAVENPLEIHYVGVEITDVNDHSPRFPEKEQHFEMAENTIEGARFELQTARDPDIGSHSIRFYKLAKSNFFELEMRDGDEEETNPILVLLKPLDREQNSEHRLVLTAVDGGIPPKSGTLNITITVLDTNDNRPVCSKDIYSVTLPENTPIGTVMARVNATDSDEGLNGEVIYTLGKTSRRKVHEIFSLDSVTGEIQIKEPIDFEENEIHRLTVQATDKGQPPMTTDCRVIIKITDENDNYPEIDVTSLSNTISENAKPGTVISLISVSDKDSGVNGKVVCSLSENVPFELKRSVQENMYSLITKERLDREFIADYEIIIKASDLGQPPLSSFKTVTVQVADVNDNKPEFVKNPLELYLVENNTPGVSVFSVSASDKDLNENAAISYQIARGNGTESDMSSFLSIDHGSGVIHALKSFDFESVKKCQFHVLATDSGTPSLSSNVTVNVFILDQNDNVPVILYPVSANGSAEGVEEIPRNVNAGHLVTKVRAYDADIGYNGWLLFSLQEVSDHSLFGLDRYTGQIRTLRSFTETDEAQHKLIILVKDNGNVSLSATATVIVKVVEPKEAFAASDVKNTVKDEEENNVTFYLIITLGSVSVLFVISIIVLIAMQCSKSTDYSSKYLQDTNYDGTLCHSIQYRSGDKRYMLVGPRMSIGSTIVPGSNGNTLVIPDRRRRDSGEVRVHEIY